In one Drosophila pseudoobscura strain MV-25-SWS-2005 chromosome X, UCI_Dpse_MV25, whole genome shotgun sequence genomic region, the following are encoded:
- the Gug gene encoding arginine-glutamic acid dipeptide repeats protein isoform X17, whose amino-acid sequence MAASTQGEIRVGPGHQAKLPDYNPISSFPIDKETDERELEESRWSPGVVADGDLLMFLRAARSMAAFQGMCDGGLEDGCLAASRDDTTINALDVLHDSGYDPGKALQALVKCPVSKGIDKKWTEDETKKFIKGLRQFGKNFFRIHKDLLPHKDTPELVEFYYLWKKTPGANNNRPHRRRRQSALRRNRVTRANNNTPPKKEDTPEPQTATTAATATGSASETASRSSPAVSKEENSSLTEDDASECDSDSSLTNKRDESPSRMRTRNKQQNNNNNNSNNNNSSSNTTTNSSSSSSTASNSGGGGGGASVGGSSAGGGSAAAGATATNSSSKDQSTTNNAVANGKRPKRGSETPDAGGGASSVDSPKTPTKAVAESSATKRKGGKQDTPNKKKRTEQEQANDQAANAGVGAGGVGGSDENISSLKEKRKQQRPDSPVESMNSDSRPDSVLDDGESNTTDTTTAEQQSTKDSKELMLNCKEEREMATNDGDGLHLEPKTEEKSIKAEVASEDCSKEALSIKNMDEETNIQAPNSVDGLLLKDSPANTIQQDCGVPPVNTVAAPLTMKVPTIATVEALNASVERKEAIEKMETCESDPDLLKKLATIKQEVSPQQQHQQQQQQQQPPQQPPQQQQQLNPISIQPPPACPPTEAVYIKKEPMDDSMDATCNQNSNEPQDLKVKIEIKNEDSLKHNAGGLPLTGPGVPPTSMHSHSMAGGESGQPPLGEPLHLSHLPHGQQPLQPPPASYLIDAQLKYGPPGGQQQQQQQQPPQLPQLHSDPAGAGGNGPPQGGPNTSQKYPPEMEMKFTPQDLKYPPPPPLDALKYSQEMQAVAAAAAAAAAAAAGKYDMKYMIEQPGKYPVELSAAHQPPLKQGYQDSLKIPDVKSGFGHLPHNMASQLDVAHKYGPPPTSQEQQQQQQQQQQQQQQQQQQQQQQSQPPAHQVPPGATPPPGIAMPKPHYQHDVQTPPLGRPFEPGMMHKYGDPLAAKYGPPQPQDLKYPMPPVVSAAGPVDVKPYGENLIKSSPYGPPPESPIDASSRSTPGQDSQGSNSNSQPSSMAPQPQQFQSPHPSPHMPSPAGGGLPPGMHPQNLIHGLPPGGAGGPQPPPPPTSLHQSSSGAPGVPPGMHPGLHPGQHSQMSVASSMPPSSIGIPPTLSTMAPSHMHPHMHPHHLQQVLHRPHDMPPSMHPHAPMTMSLQGHPQHGHGLPPSHAPQQQQQQQQPPGGPAGTVRTPSPAQHPPRSLHDPQSREQPPTSQPSTTMAGSGGGHGNPHQSPHTHRTSPLPGLAGNGHPPPGLIGHPMPIHPHLAHLPPGHPAHAALAHPGHHLLSHSIAGLGPGGGPIALLAGPGGLGGLPESALSRRTPPSHMPHSHVSSAPNTPHSVASMTSSSMALTTSTVPSSAFSRASPSVQISSGAGSAGPGSSSSNTPGGGQSNSSAAAAAAAAHRAASPASSVSSLSRQSPLHPVPQSPLSHHPSSSALSAAAAAVAERDRHALLRQQSPHMTPPPVSNASGLMASPLSKMYAPQPGQRGLGTSPPPHLRPGASPPVIRHPQMPLPLPLIAPGGGIPQIGVHPGQSPYPHPLLHPSVFYSPHHHPFNSHYGYAPYGPGFPAYMKPPPPSGPLDPAAVMAAHHAGLQGPPQQQQSRQDEQNAAAAAAARDAAEKQHHQAAAAAAAQQQQQQQQMKGPPQQQQQGGPQPNKPPTPKTPQGPGGPGVPVGMGGPGTPTGLPPGAYPGSHMPGYPPGPPHGSPFAPQDGQPHGMKPTSHMDALRAHAHSANSAGMGGGHHPTEPLPIDIEPDPEPDIPSPTHNIQRGPSPEAKPDDTECHRSQSAIFVRHIDRGDYNSCTRTDLIFKPVADSKLARKREERDRKLAEKERERRQQQQQQQQQQQQQQAAAAQQAAQQAKMKAELKPPYADTPALRQLSEYARPHVAFRELEEIKNAQAAAASQSRLDPHWMEYYRRGIHPSQFPLYANPAISQMERERLGIPPPHHVGLDPGEHMIRLTREYHAHSHTHLHLPLHPQPQPPEAGFQLPPNVGQYPRPNMLIPREPHSDVLLRMSYADQLQYLQAAEFQRQSLHDQYFRQRPR is encoded by the exons ATGGCGGCCTCCACTCAAGGAGAAATTCGAGTGGGTCCCGGCCACCAG GCAAAACTGCCCGATTATAATCCAATCTCAAGCTTCCCCATCGACAAGGAAACCGATGAACGTGAACTAGAGGAATCAAGATGGAGTCCAGGCGTTGTGGCCGATGGCGATTTGTTAATGTTCTTGCGTGCTGCCCGCTCGATGGCCGCATTTCAAGGAATGTGTGATGGCGGACTAGAAGACGGTTGTTTGGCTGCCAGTCGCGACGACACAACAATTAACGCACTCGACGTG CTCCACGATTCTGGCTACGATCCAGGCAAAGCTCTACAAGCACTAGTTAAGTGCCCCGTTTCGAAGGGCATCGACAAGAAGTGGACCGAGGACGAAACGAAAAAGTTTATCAAGGGTCTGCGACAATTTGGCAAGAATTTCTTTAGGATCCACAAGGATCTGCTGCCGCACAAGGACACCCCCGAGCTGGTCGAATTCTACTATCTGTGGAAGAAGACGCCCGGCGCGAACAACAATCGGCCGCACCGGCGACGCAGACAGAGCGCCCTGCGACGCAATCGTGTCACGCGCGCAAATAATAATACACCTCCCAAGAAGGAGGACACACCGGAACCACAAACTGCGAcgacggcggcgacggcgacggggTCGGCGTCAGAGACGGCGAGTCGCTCATCGCCCGCTGTCTCCAAGGAGGAGAACAGCTCTCTCACCGAGGACGACGCCAGCGAGTGTGACAGTGATTCGAGTCTGACCAACAAAAGGGATGAATCACCCTCTAGGATGAGGACGCGCAATAAACAACagaataacaacaacaacaacagcaataacaacaacagcagcagcaacaccaccaccaacagcagcagcagcagcagcacggccAGCAATAGCggaggtggcggcggtggtgcgTCCGTCGGTGGCAGCTCTGCGGGAGGCGGAAGCGCTGCTGCAGGCGCCACGGCCACCAACAGCTCCTCGAAGGATCAGTCCACCACCAACAACGCTGTGGCCAATGGCAAGCGGCCCAAGCGAGGCTCCGAGACGCCCGATGCCGGCGGTGGAGCCTCCTCGGTGGACAGTCCCAAGACTCCGACCAAGGCTGTGGCCGAGAGTTCGGCTACCAAGCGCAAGGGCGGCAAACAGGACACGCCCAACAAGAAGAAGCGCACCGAACAGGAGCAGGCGAACGACCAGGCAGCCAATGCTGGTGTGGGAGCGGGCGGTGTCGGTGGATCGGACGAAAACATCAGCAGCTTGAAGGAGAAGagaaagcagcagcggccCGACAGCCCCGTGGAGAGCATGAACTCGGACAGCAGGCCGGACTCTGTGCTGGACGACGGCGAGTCGAATACCACGGACACGACCACCGCCGAACAGCAGTCGACCAAGGACAGCAAGGAGTTGATGCTCAACTGCAAGGAGGAGCGGGAGATGGCCACCAACGATGGTGATGGCCTCCACCTGGAGCCCAAAACGGAGGAGAAGTCCATCAAGGCAGAGGTCGCCTCGGAGGACTGCAGCAAGGAGGCGCTCTCGATCAAGAACATGGACGAGGAGACGAACATCCAGGCTCCGAACAGCGTGGATGGGCTGCTGCTTAAGGATTCCCCTGCCAACACAATCCAGCAGGACTGTGGTGTGCCTCCGGTTAATACCGTGGCAGCGCCTCTCACCATGAAGGTGCCGACCATTGCCACCGTGGAGGCGCTGAATGCCTCCGTGGAGCGCAAGGAGGCCATCGAGAAGATGGAGACCTGCGAGAGCGATCCCGATCTGCTCAAGAAGCTGGCCACCATCAAGCAGGAGGTCTCtccccaacagcagcatcagcaacagcagcagcagcagcagccgccccagcagccgccgcagcaacagcagcagttgaATCCCATATCCATTCAGCCGCCACCTGCGTGTCCGCCCACGGAGGCGGTGTATATCAAGAAAGAGCCCATGGACGATTCGATGGATGCCACCTGCAATCAGAACAGCAACGAACCGCAGGACCTGAAGGTGAAGATTGAGATCAAGAACGAGGACTCGCTGAAGCACAACGCGGGAGGACTGCCGCTCACGGGGCCTGGGGTGCCGCCCACCTCCATGCATTCCCATTCGATGGCCGGTGGCGAGAGTGGGCAGCCGCCTTTGGGTGAGCCGCTGCATCTGTCGCATCTGCCACACGGccagcagccgctgcagccACCTCCCGCCAGCTATCTGATCGATGCCCAGCTGAAGTATGGCCCGCCGGgaggacaacagcagcaacaacagcagcagcctccacAGCTTCCGCAGCTGCACAGCGATCCGGCTGGAGCGGGCGGCAATGGACCACCCCAAGGCGGACCCAACACATCGCAAAAGTACCCGCCCGAAATGGAGATGAAATTCACGCCGCAGGATCTCAAGTatccgccgccaccgccgctggACGCACTCAAGTACAGCCAGGAAATGCAGGCGgttgccgctgcagcagccgctgctgccgccgccgcggcTGGCAAGTACGACATGAAGTACATGATTGAGCAGCCCGGCAAGTATCCGGTGGAGTTGTCCGCCGCTCATCAGCCGCCATTGAAGCAGGGCTACCAGGATTCCCTCAAGATACCCGACGTCAAGTCGGGCTTTGGCCATCTGCCGCACAACATGGCCTCCCAGCTGGACGTGGCCCACAAGTACGGACCACCGCCGACGtcccaggagcagcagcagcagcagcaacaacaacaacagcagcagcaacagcagcagcaacaacagcagcagcagtcccagCCGCCGGCCCATCAGGTGCCGCCGGGTGCCACGCCACCGCCGGGCATAGCCATGCCCAAGCCGCATTATCAGCACGATGTGCAGACGCCGCCATTGGGACGGCCCTTCGAGCCTGGAATGATGCACAAATACGGAGATCCTCTGGCGGCCAAATATGGCCCGCCCCAGCCGCAGGATCTGAAGTATCCGATGCCACCAGTCGTCTCCGCGGCGGGACCCGTGGACGTGAAGCCATACGGCGAGAACCTGATAAAGTCCTCCCCGTATGGCCCGCCCCCAGAGAGCCCTATAGACGCCTCGTCGCGCTCGACGCCTGGCCAGGACAGCcagggcagcaacagcaactcgcagccctcgtcgatggccccacagccgcagcagttCCAGTCGCCGCATCCCTCGCCTCACATGCCTTCACCCGCAGGCGGCGGCCTGCCGCCTGGGATGCATCCTCAAAATCTCATCCATGGCCTGCCGCCGGGTGGGGCCGGTGGAccccagccaccgccaccgcccacATCCCTGCACCAGTCGTCGAGTGGTGCGCCGGGCGTTCCGCCGGGTATGCATCCGGGACTGCATCCGGGACAGCATTCGCAGATGTCGGTGGCCTCCTCGATGCCGCCCAGCTCGATCGGGATACCACCCACGCTGTCGACGATGGCGCCCTCGCATATGCATCCCCACATGCATCCGCATCATCTGCAGCAGGTGCTCCATCGGCCGCACGACATGCCACCCAGCATGCATCCGCACGCTCCGATGACCATGTCCCTGCAAGGACATCCGCAACATGGTCACGGACTGCCGCCCTCCCACGccccccaacagcagcagcagcaacagcagccgcctgGAGGTCCCGCCGGCACAGTGCGCACTCCATCGCCAGCCCAGCATCCGCCACGCAGTCTGCACGATCCCCAGTCGCGGGAGCAGCCGCCCACGTCGCAGCCCTCGACAACGATGGCCGGATCCGGCGGTGGTCATGGCAATCCGCACCAATCCCCGCATACGCATCGCACATCGCCGCTGCCGGGACTGGCGGGGAATGGCCATCCGCCGCCGGGACTCATTGGCCACCCAATGCCCATACATCCGCATCTGGCGCATCTTCCGCCGGGTCATCCGGCCCATGCGGCTCTCGCACATCCCGGACACCATCTGCTGTCGCACTCGATTGCCGGTCTGGGGCCGGGCGGCGGACCCATCGCTCTGCTAGCGGGTCCCGGAGGACTGGGCGGCCTGCCCGAGTCCGCCCTCAGTCGTCGCACCCCGCCCAGCCATATGCCCCATTCGCACGTCTCATCGGCACCGAATACGCCCCATTCGGTGGCCTCGATGACGTCCAGCAGCATGGCTCTGACTACCAGCACGGTGCCGTCGTCGGCCTTCAGCCGTGCCAGTCCCAGCGTTCAGATCTCGAGTGGAGCCGGTTCAGCCGGacctggcagcagcagcagcaacacgcCTGGCGGTGGCCAGAGCAACTCCtcggcagccgcagcagcagcagctgcccaTCGAGCAGCCTCTCCAGCCTCCAGTGTGAGCAGCCTCAGTCGCCAGAGCCCGCTGCATCCGGTGCCGCAGTCGCCGCTTAGCCATCATCCCTCATCTTCGGCATTgtcggcggcagcggcagccgtgGCCGAGCGGGATCGCCATGCCCTGCTGCGACAGCAGTCTCCGCATATGACGCCGCCACCCGTGTCTAATGCCTCGGGACTGATGGCCAGTCCGCTGAGCAAGATGTATGCCCCGCAGCCGGGCCAAAGGGGGCTAGGAACGTCACCGCCGCCGCATCTGCGACCGGGAGCCTCACCGCCGGTTATACGGCATCCGCAAATGCCGCTGCCATTGCCCCTGATTGCGCCGGGAGGAGGCATTCCACAGATCGGAGTGCATCCCGGCCAGTCGCCGTATCCACATCCACTGCTGCATCCCTCGGTCTTCTATTCGCCGCATCATCATCCCTTCAACTCGCATTACGGCTACGCACCGTACGGGCCTGGTTTCCCGGCCTACATGAAGCCGCCTCCACCGTCGGGACCTCTGGATCCCGCCGCCGTGATGGCCGCCCACCATGCCGGCCTGCAGGGCccgccgcaacagcagcagtcgcgACAGGACGAGCAGaacgccgccgctgctgctgcggcgcgAGATGCAGCCGAGAAGCAGCACCATCAGGCGgcggccgcagcggcagcccagcagcaacagcagcagcagcagatgaagGGCccgccccagcagcagcagcagggcggTCCGCAGCCCAACAAGCCGCCGACGCCAAAGACGCCCCAGGGTCCAGGGGGACCGGGTGTGCCAGTCGGCATGGGTGGGCCCGGAACGCCGACGGGCCTGCCGCCGGGTGCCTATCCGGGCTCCCATATGCCCGGCTACCCGCCTGGTCCGCCGCACGGCTCGCCTTTTGCCCCGCAAGATGGTCAGCCGCACGGCATGAAGCCCACTTCCCACATGGATGCCCTGCGAGCACACGCGCACTCGGCCAACTCGGCCGGCATGGGCGGAGGCCATCATCCAACGGAGCCAT TGCCCATTGACATTGAGCCGGATCCGGAGCCAGATATACCCAGTCCCACGCACAATATACAACGTGGTCCCAGTCCCGAGGCTAAGCCGGACGACACCGAATGCCATCGCTCCCAGTCTGCCAT ATTTGTCCGGCACATCGATCGCGGAGATTACAATTCCTGCACGAGAACGGATTTGATATTCAAGCCGGTGGCCGACTCGAAGCTAGCCCGAAAACGGGAGGAACGGGATCGCAAGCTGGCCGAGAAGGAGCGCGAACGGCGGCAG cagcagcaacaacagcaacagcagcagcaacaacagcaggcagcagccgctcaACAGGCGGCCCAGCAGGCCAAAATGAAGGCGGAACTAAAGCCCCCGTATGCAGATACGCCAGCCCTGCGACAACTCTCCGAATACGCACGCCCCCATGTCGCCTTCAG GGAACTGGAAGAGATCAAGAACGCACAAGCCGCCGCGGCGAGTCAATCCCGCCTCGATCCGCACTGGATGGAGTACTACAGACG CGGCATACATCCCTCACAGTTCCCACTCTATGCGAATCCGGCGATATCGCAGATGGAGAGGGAACGTTTGGGTATACCGCCACCGCATCACGTAGGCCTTGATCCGGGCGAGCACATG ATACGATTGACGAGAGAATATCATGCACACTCTCATACTCATTTACATTTGCCTTTGCATCCACAGCCGCAACCACCGGAGGCCGGTTTCCAACTGCCAC CGAATGTTGGCCAATATCCACGCCCAAATATGCTTATACCTAGGGAGCCGCACTCGGATGTCCTGCTGCGCATGTCCTATGCCGATCAACTACAG tATTTGCAGGCCGCCGAGTTCCAGCGACAATCGCTGCACGATCAATACTTTAG ACAACGGCCCAGATAA